Proteins from a genomic interval of Phlebotomus papatasi isolate M1 chromosome 3, Ppap_2.1, whole genome shotgun sequence:
- the LOC129806242 gene encoding cytochrome c oxidase subunit 5B, mitochondrial-like, which translates to MASNFCVKFLLPAARRSVTYTPVRFCKMMNDPLEHATGIEKRELLAKAAGNENPFDMRVFKRGAGTKDQPNLIPSAFDARLVGCICEEDQTFVQWMWVYQGEPKRCECGHWFKLVEKAPV; encoded by the exons ATGGCGTCGAacttttgtgtgaaatttcttcTGCCCGCAGCACGACGCAGTGTCACCTACACACCTGTTCGCTTCTGCAAAA TGATGAATGACCCGCTGGAGCACGCGACAGGCATTGAAAAGCGAGAGTTATTGGCAAAGGCGGCAGGCAATGAAAATCCCTTCGACATGAGGGTGTTCAAAAGGGGCGCTGGCACCAAGGATCAGCCCAATTTGATCCCATCGGCTTTCGATGCCCGTCTCGTAGGTTGCATATGTGAAGAAGATCAGACATTCGTGCAGTGGATGTGGGTCTATCAG ggGGAACCAAAGCGTTGTGAATGTGGACATTGGTTTAAATTAGTAGAGAAGGCTCCCGTATAA